One window of Candidatus Methanomethylicota archaeon genomic DNA carries:
- a CDS encoding class I SAM-dependent methyltransferase, whose product MKEAKQRGLQVVCSDLSRGFPFRAKIFDIVFSDQVIEHLIGTDNFAHEVKRILKYDGIAIIGTENLASWPNVFALLIGILLIGIQPSSGPYISAKFKIGFHPVWTEVDSSYSCYTGHRFFKLHVFRILRSAGSGYYPFPLNFIANVDKSHAYLIVIALSPRKVK is encoded by the coding sequence TTGAAAGAGGCTAAACAGAGAGGCTTGCAAGTTGTTTGTAGCGATTTGAGTAGAGGCTTTCCATTTCGAGCAAAGATCTTCGATATAGTTTTCTCTGATCAAGTGATAGAGCACCTTATTGGTACAGATAATTTTGCTCACGAGGTTAAAAGAATTTTAAAGTATGATGGGATCGCTATAATTGGAACAGAGAATTTAGCAAGTTGGCCCAATGTATTCGCTTTATTAATAGGCATATTATTAATAGGCATACAACCCTCATCAGGGCCATACATAAGTGCAAAATTCAAAATAGGCTTTCATCCGGTTTGGACTGAAGTAGACTCTTCATACTCATGTTATACTGGACATAGATTTTTCAAACTTCACGTATTTCGAATTTTAAGATCCGCGGGAAGTGGATATTATCCCTTCCCTTTAAATTTTATAGCAAATGTCGACAAAAGTCACGCCTATTTAATTGTCATCGCACTATCACCAAGGAAGGTTAAGTAG